The region CTGACGAATTAAATATAATTAAAAATGCAATGGATATAATTACCACCAATAATTCAAAGACGGGAACCTCTTTATCAAGTATAATTGAAGAAACAAATCTCATAACTAATTCCTTGATTAAGGGAAACACTAGTATTACAAAGAATAATAAAAATGAGAATAATAATTCTATAAAATCAATGCAATCTGATCCAAAAGAGAATATTTTAAATACAAAAACCAACTTTGGTAAAACTGTTTATTTTGATCCATATGAAACCAGAAAAAACAACATCAATAAAGATAAAAACTCTGAATTACAAAAGGATAATGCTGTTAAACCTACACCAACCAGTAATTTAGAAAACATCAGCAAGAATTTAAATATCGAACAACTAAAAACCAATCTAAGCACTAATGAAATAGATTTAAAATCTCTAAAAATCAACAAAAATAGTATACAAGATGGTATCCCTGCAACCAATCTAAAAGATTTAAATGCTCAAATAAAGGAAGTAATTATCTCTAAAAACACTCAAACTTTTCTAAACGAAAGTTTCTCAGTCAAAATTTCTCCTCCGGACTTAGGAAAAGTCGATATTCAAATCTTAAAAAACGGGCAAGCTGTAACTGTTAATATATCAACGGAAACAGAAAATGCAAAAAATATTATATCAAAAACGCTACAGTCTTTAGTTGGAAACTTAAGGGATGAAGGATACCAACCCATCAATATAAAAGTGAATGTCACACAAGAAGAACATTATTTAGCCGATCAAAATCAACAACATCAACAAGAGCAAGAGCAGAAAAAATACGATGAAGATAACCAGAATGCCGATCAGCCAGAAGAAGGAACTTACTACACCTTTGATGAATATTTAAGGAGTGATTTGAATGCTTAACTCAGTATCGATGGATTCTATATATCAAAGTACGTATGAAGCAAAAAAAGAAAGAGAAATAAAAAAAGAATTAGACAAAGAAGCTTTTTTGCAATTGTTGATTACAGAATTACAAAATCAAGATCCAACACAACCGATGGAAAACAAAGATCTGGTAGCTCAGCTTTCTCAACTATCTTCCACTGAACAAATAACCAATATGAGCCAAGCAATTCAAGAAATGGTTAACTCCCAAATGTCGCTCAATAAATTACAAGCTGCAAGCTTGATCGGAAAGACCGTTGTGGTGAATGACAACACGATTGATTTGCAAACTGGGGTAGCAGAAGGAATAAACTATGGAATAAATAATAGCTCACAAGTATATTTAGAGATTTACAATTCAAATGGACAATTAGTTTACGCAGAAGATTTGGGCATGCAAGAAGCAGGGTTACATTCATATGTTTGGAGCGGAAGAAACAACGATGGAACTATGATGCCTGATGGAGAATATCTTTATGGGATTTACACCGTAGAAAATGGCCAAATGGTAGCAAATACCGGTGTAAAAAGTGGGACTGTAGAAGCGGTGAAGTTCTTAGACAATGAACTTTACCTACTTATCAACGGAGAAATGTATCCTTATTCGTTAGTTAATGAGATTAGCGCCTAAATTCTTATTATCAATACGATCTAGATAGGAGGAGTATAACATGCTCAGATCAATGTACTCTGGGATCACAGGTTTAAGAAATTTTCAGGATCAACTCGACATAGTTGCAAACAATATCGCTAACGTTAATACCGTAGGTTACAAAGGTTCAAGGGCAACATTTCAAACGACTCTTTTTCAAACCTTAAATGCAGGGAACGCACCTCAAAACCAACTAGGTGGCACAAACCCTATGCAAATTGGGTTAGGCTCTCAATTAGCTTCTATAGACAAATTAATGACACAAGGTTCTCCTATGTCTACAGGTAAAGCTACCGACCTAATGATCCAAGGAGAAGGCTTTTTTATACTCTCAGACGGAACAGGTCAATACTATACACGGGCTGGCAACTTTACTAGAGATTACAACGGATTCTTTGTAGATCCTGCCTCTGGTATGAAATTACAAGGTTGGACAGCAAAAATCAATCAAGAAGGAAAAAGAATTATTGACACCAACGATCCTATAGGAGATATCCAAATATCAAGTGGACAAGTAATGGCTGCAAAACAAACATCTTTTGTCAGACTTGCACATAATTTAAATGCAGGTGCGGGTATTCAGGACACAACAATCGTGGTTAAGAGTACCACAGGTGAAAATATACCTGTAAAATTTTCTTTCAAAAGAGATATGAGCGAAGAAAACAAGGATAAAAATGTTTACAATTGGACGGCAAGTGTAGTTGGTTCTGATTACAAATTTGCAGTTGACAATGGTTCAGGCACTTTAACTTCAACTACCCAAATTAGTGGAAAAGTAGAGCTTGACGACACAGGAAATGTAATTAGTTGGGTTAATTACGATATCAACGGAGTTCTTCCTTTAGCAGAAAGTAAGATTTCTATATACGATAATGGTGTACCAAGAGAAGTAATCCAACCACCTTCAGGTGGAGCTATAAGATTCACCGATCTCAACAACCCCACCAACTTTTCAGAAGCCAACTATATCAGTCCATCTGTAACCACATCGACAGTAGTATACGATTCTCTAGGTAACCCTTACAACGTTTATTTGAAATTCTCAAAAATAGATGCTAACACCTGGTATTGGAAGGCAGAATTAGAAGACGGAACTCCATTGTATAAAAGTACCGCTGATGGTCAATTAGTCGATGATTCCGCCGAAGGGGTAATAGCTTTTGACTCAAATGGTAACATAGCTGCAACTCAATGGAAAATTAACACTGACGGTACCATAGA is a window of Petrotoga olearia DSM 13574 DNA encoding:
- a CDS encoding flagellar hook assembly protein FlgD, whose protein sequence is MLNSVSMDSIYQSTYEAKKEREIKKELDKEAFLQLLITELQNQDPTQPMENKDLVAQLSQLSSTEQITNMSQAIQEMVNSQMSLNKLQAASLIGKTVVVNDNTIDLQTGVAEGINYGINNSSQVYLEIYNSNGQLVYAEDLGMQEAGLHSYVWSGRNNDGTMMPDGEYLYGIYTVENGQMVANTGVKSGTVEAVKFLDNELYLLINGEMYPYSLVNEISA
- a CDS encoding flagellar hook protein FlgE, with protein sequence MLRSMYSGITGLRNFQDQLDIVANNIANVNTVGYKGSRATFQTTLFQTLNAGNAPQNQLGGTNPMQIGLGSQLASIDKLMTQGSPMSTGKATDLMIQGEGFFILSDGTGQYYTRAGNFTRDYNGFFVDPASGMKLQGWTAKINQEGKRIIDTNDPIGDIQISSGQVMAAKQTSFVRLAHNLNAGAGIQDTTIVVKSTTGENIPVKFSFKRDMSEENKDKNVYNWTASVVGSDYKFAVDNGSGTLTSTTQISGKVELDDTGNVISWVNYDINGVLPLAESKISIYDNGVPREVIQPPSGGAIRFTDLNNPTNFSEANYISPSVTTSTVVYDSLGNPYNVYLKFSKIDANTWYWKAELEDGTPLYKSTADGQLVDDSAEGVIAFDSNGNIAATQWKINTDGTIDQTIGDGDDGAAGFWFDPAELGAALDPSVDPQSAAGAGPVNVSINFQELSQFFAENSIAVTEQDGNAQGTLESFAINTNGQIIGSFTNGLTAPLGQVALATFNNPEGLSAIGNSMYAMSSNSGLPQIGVSGVGGRGSINPGALEMSNVDLAEEFTNMIIAQRGFQANSRSITTADAILNELVNIKR